The DNA window GAAGGTACGGACTTCCGGCCGAAAGACATGCACAATCACGTCGCCGGCGTCGATCAGCACCCAGTCGCAGGCCGTCTGGCCCTCGACGGAGGCATTGCCGAGACCGGCATCCTTGAGGTCTTTCAGGAGATGTTCGGCGATCGCCGCGACATGTCGGTGAGAACGGCCGGACGCCACGACCATAAAGTCGGCAACCGGTGTTTTCGCGGTGATGTCGAGAGCGACGATATCCTCGGCCTTGCTGTTTTCCAGGCTCGCGAGGACAGCGGCAAGGGCCGCTGAAGGGTCCGCATCGGTCATGGCAACCGATGAAACCGGCGCGACTGAACTCGCGCCTTCGGACATGTGCAACATATTCAGGGGATTAACCTCCCTTCGGTGATTCCACGGGGCGCCGCTTGCCGGAAAGCCCCATCCCTCCCTGCCTGACAACAGGGACAGGCGACTTCGAATGTGCGCCCGGACGATGAATTTTTCAAGTCAGACTGCCGATTCAGCCGCCGGGCTCTCTGTCCCGGTCCGGGTGTCCCGACGGTTCCGCCGCAGTTCGGTCGAGGACAGCGGCGATCGCCGGCCGGTCAGAAAGACCCAGGCCGGCGGCTTCAGGGAAGCGATGCACGCCGCATCGCTGGCATCGATCCGGTAACGCGCGAAGGTGCGCGCCGCCGGCGA is part of the Hartmannibacter diazotrophicus genome and encodes:
- the rsfS gene encoding ribosome silencing factor; this encodes MTDADPSAALAAVLASLENSKAEDIVALDITAKTPVADFMVVASGRSHRHVAAIAEHLLKDLKDAGLGNASVEGQTACDWVLIDAGDVIVHVFRPEVRTFYNLEKMWADPDSGRRVG